Proteins from one Xenopus tropicalis strain Nigerian chromosome 1, UCB_Xtro_10.0, whole genome shotgun sequence genomic window:
- the LOC100495012 gene encoding uncharacterized protein LOC100495012 — MIQFCAVLMGLLIRRVIGWAGTLPAPVLTKTPDYPVYITGEAVTLDCTVDNRPYQNYFTFFKHNANHLSQSSPTYQMYTREQMSGDKYTCQYTAGSVTSPMSNSITLHVLDPPLAPKISLRTSLNSEPGERWYIPDEYVTVICTSPKLNMNGVRYYINGKVTHTANVNRRETAYQMLVSGRELSVRCMYWRIEHGRQIDSLMSDPVTLKIADPPPSPSISLRPSRLEYTRDESIDVICIPPQSYPVRGIRYYKETSEIYSINMPQIQTSFPVPRNAAGDYTCGYWIESGGNKILSFSSDIVTVRRTDHPPSPSISLRPLRLEYTRDESIDVICTPPQSYPVRGIRYYKDTSEIYSINLSQIQTSYPVPRNASGDYTCGYWIESGGNEILSYSSAIVTVRRTGFTTPLSSVLITRVMEAHTSKASSVSVTTAPPQSTPGIQPGASPEDPSISMTTAHPQSTPVTQSSVSPAGIYGIIGGTILLLICVAVLLRTHACHREKKHRYKPKHLWANHHSTDMENEIAGKNTALLDQDTNDKLHIYCEVEITLDPLASKKPASSPKPKPAVVPTIPPPPAMPPILLPPQSDALLKSKVAHVKTSKLQAQHSDALLDSTVMKMNPLYGDFSSK, encoded by the exons GGCTTTTAATCAGACGAGTCATTGGTTGGGCGG GTACTCTACCTGCCCCAGTCCTCACCAAGACTCCTGACTATCCAGTTTATATAACAGGAGAAGCTGTCACACTGGATTGCACTGTGGATAATAGACCTTACCAAAATTActttactttttttaagcacaatgctaatcatttatcACAGAGCAGCCCCACCTACCAGATGTACACTAGGGAACAAATGTCTGGGGATAAGTACACCTGTCAGTACACAGCGGGGAGCGTTACTTCACCCATGAGTAACTCCATCACATTACATGTGCTTG ACCCACCACTTGCTCCAAAAATTTCCCTCAGAACTTCTTTAAATAGCGAACCAGGGGAGCGCTGGTATATTCCAGATGAATATGTCACTGTGATTTGTACTTCTCCAAAGCTTAATATGAATGGAGTCCGGTATTATATAAATGGTAAAGTGACCCACACGGCAAATGTCAATAGGAGAGAAACAGCCTATCAAATGCTGGTATCTGGCAGAGAATTGTCAGTGAGATGTATGTACTGGAGAATAGAACATGGAAGGCAGATTGATTCACTGATGAGTGATCCAGTAACCCTCAAAATAGCAG ATCCCCCTCCATCTCCTTCTATTTCTCTGAGACCCTCACGCTTAGAGTATACCAGGGATGAATCCATTGATGTGATTTGTATCCCTCCACAATCCTATCCAGTCAGAGGGATTCGTTATTATAAAGAGACAAGTGAAATCTACAGCATAAATATGCCACAGATACAAACCTCTTTTCCTGTACCAAGAAATGCTGCTGGGGATTATACATGTGGCTACTGGATAGAGAGCGGCGGAAATAAAATCTTATCATTCTCAAGTGATATAGTTACAGTAAGGAGAACAG ATCACCCTCCATCTCCCTCTATTTCTCTGAGACCCTTGCGCTTAGAGTATACCAGGGATGAATCCATTGATGTGATTTGTACCCCTCCACAATCCTATCCAGTCAGAGGGATTCGTTATTATAAAGACACAAGTGAAATCTACAGCATAAATTTGTCACAGATACAAACCTCTTATCCTGTACCAAGAAATGCTTCTGGGGATTATACATGTGGCTACTGGATAGAGAGCGGCGGAAATGAAATCTTATCATACTCAAGTGCTATAGTTACAGTAAGGAGAACAG GTTTTACTACTCCTCTCTCTTCTGTACTGATAACCAGAGTGATGGAAGCTCACACCTCTAAAG CATCCTCTGTGTCTGTGACTACAGCACCTCCTCAGAGTACTCCTGGCATCCAGCCTGGTGCTTCTCCAGAAG ATCCCTCTATTTCTATGACTACTGCACATCCTCAAAGTACTCCTGTCACCCAGTCCAGTGTTTCTCCAGCAG GTATTTATGGTATCATTGGTGGAACCATCTTGTTACTAATATGTGTCGCTGTCCTTCTGAGAACTCATGCCTGCCACAGAG AAAAGAAGCATCGTTATAAACCAAAACACTTG TGGGCAAACCATCATTCTACTGACATGGAAAATGAAATAGCAGGAAAGAATACAGCACTGTTAGACCAAGATACAAATGACAAATTGCACATTTATTGTGAAGTTGAAATAACTTTAGATCCACTTGCAAGCAAGAAGCCAGCATCATCTCCAAAACCTAAACCTGCTGTGGTTCCCACAATCCCACCACCACCTGCCATGCCTCCCATACTTCTGCCACCTCAATCTGATGCTCTATTAAAGTCAAAGGTTGCTCATGTTAAAACTAGCAAACTACAGGCACAGCACTCGGATGCTTTGTTAGATTCCACTGTTATGAAAATGAATCCCCTTTATGGTGATTTCTCCTCTAAGTAA